In a genomic window of Candidatus Binatia bacterium:
- the hisB gene encoding imidazoleglycerol-phosphate dehydratase HisB — MARTTLRRAGQGTPKVAGKITGKVAGKVAARRVGDGQPRRAEVERTTKETSVRVVLDVDGTGRGEIATGVPFLDHMLDLFARHGSFDLVVQATGDLEIDQHHTVEDVGLTLGQAFRQALGDKHGIRRFGQATVPLDESLVSVVVDLSGRPYLVYELDPGRERVGDFDTSLVHDFLLAFVNELKLNVHVDCIRGRNAHHKIEAAFKAFARAMDAATSIDPRITGVLSTKGVL; from the coding sequence ATGGCCAGAACGACACTGCGGCGGGCCGGGCAGGGGACGCCCAAGGTGGCGGGGAAGATCACGGGGAAGGTCGCCGGCAAGGTCGCCGCGCGGCGGGTCGGGGACGGGCAGCCGCGGCGTGCCGAGGTGGAGCGCACCACCAAGGAGACCAGCGTCCGCGTCGTGCTCGACGTCGACGGCACGGGGCGCGGCGAGATCGCGACCGGGGTGCCGTTCCTCGATCACATGCTCGACCTGTTCGCGCGCCACGGCTCCTTCGATCTCGTGGTGCAGGCGACCGGTGACCTCGAGATCGACCAGCACCACACGGTCGAGGACGTCGGCCTGACGCTCGGGCAGGCGTTCCGCCAGGCGCTCGGCGACAAGCACGGAATCCGCCGCTTCGGGCAGGCGACGGTGCCGCTCGACGAGTCGCTGGTGTCCGTCGTCGTCGACCTGAGCGGACGTCCGTACCTGGTCTACGAGCTCGACCCCGGTCGCGAGCGCGTCGGCGACTTCGACACGAGCCTCGTGCACGACTTCCTGCTCGCGTTCGTCAACGAGCTCAAGCTCAACGTCCACGTCGACTGCATCCGCGGCCGCAACGCGCACCACAAGATCGAGGCGGCGTTCAAGGCGTTCGCGCGCGCGATGGACGCCGCGACGTCGATCGACCCGCGGATCACGGGCGTGCTGTCGACCAAGGGAGTGCTGTGA
- the hisD gene encoding histidinol dehydrogenase, with product MKLTVRTTDPAFARLRRKLRLRGATQDASVEPAVRAILDDVRRRGDRAVAAATLRFDGVKLKPSERTIERAEMRAAVDKLPRADRHALRVAARRIRDFHAHQKERSFRYRDPLGVMLGQEIRPLARVGLYVPGGQAFYPSSVLMNAIPARVAGVKEIVAVSPPHREGEPPALLAAAFIAGVDRIHRVGGAQAIAALAYGTETIAPVDKIVGPGNVYVATAKRLVAGTVAIDMIAGPSEVLIVADARADATLVAADMLAQAEHDADATALVVTPSARLAARIERALDEQLAELPRATVAARSLRANGAIIVTRNLDEAIELANEIAPEHLELALEDAERWISRIDHAGAIFVGETTPEAFGDYLAGPNHVLPTGGTARFSSPLGVYDFLKRTSVIHAPIGALRKLGAPVLRLAEMEGLTAHGAAVARRLRER from the coding sequence GTGAAGCTCACCGTCCGGACGACCGACCCCGCGTTCGCGCGTCTGCGCCGCAAGCTTCGTCTGCGCGGCGCGACCCAGGACGCGAGCGTCGAGCCGGCCGTCCGCGCGATCCTCGACGACGTGCGCCGGCGTGGCGACCGTGCGGTCGCGGCCGCGACGCTGCGCTTCGACGGCGTCAAGCTCAAGCCGAGCGAGCGCACGATCGAGCGCGCCGAGATGCGCGCCGCCGTCGACAAGCTGCCGCGCGCCGACCGTCACGCGCTGCGCGTCGCCGCGCGCCGCATCCGCGACTTCCACGCGCACCAGAAGGAGCGCTCGTTCCGCTACCGCGACCCGCTCGGCGTCATGCTCGGGCAGGAGATCCGGCCGCTCGCGCGCGTCGGGCTGTACGTGCCGGGGGGGCAGGCGTTCTACCCGTCGTCGGTGCTGATGAACGCGATCCCGGCGCGCGTCGCGGGGGTCAAGGAGATCGTCGCCGTGTCGCCGCCGCACCGCGAGGGCGAGCCGCCGGCGCTGCTCGCGGCGGCGTTCATCGCGGGCGTCGACCGCATCCACCGGGTCGGCGGTGCGCAGGCGATCGCCGCGCTCGCCTACGGCACCGAGACGATCGCGCCGGTCGACAAGATCGTCGGACCGGGGAACGTCTACGTCGCGACCGCGAAGCGTCTCGTCGCCGGCACCGTCGCGATCGACATGATCGCGGGGCCGAGCGAGGTGCTGATCGTCGCCGACGCGCGCGCCGACGCCACGCTGGTCGCGGCCGACATGCTCGCGCAGGCGGAGCACGACGCCGACGCGACGGCGCTCGTCGTCACGCCGAGCGCGCGGCTCGCCGCGCGGATCGAGCGCGCGCTCGACGAGCAGCTCGCGGAGCTGCCGCGCGCGACGGTCGCTGCGCGCTCGCTGCGCGCGAACGGCGCGATCATCGTGACGCGCAACCTGGACGAGGCGATCGAGCTCGCGAACGAGATCGCGCCCGAGCACCTCGAGCTCGCGCTCGAGGACGCCGAGCGCTGGATCTCGCGCATCGACCACGCCGGCGCGATCTTCGTCGGCGAGACCACGCCCGAGGCCTTCGGCGACTACCTCGCGGGCCCGAACCACGTCCTGCCGACCGGAGGCACGGCGCGCTTCTCGTCGCCGCTCGGGGTCTACGACTTCCTGAAGCGCACGAGCGTGATCCACGCCCCGATCGGGGCGCTGCGCAAGCTCGGCGCCCCGGTGCTGCGGCTCGCCGAGATGGAGGGTCTGACCGCGCACGGCGCGGCGGTCGCGCGGCGGCTGCGCGAGCGCTGA
- the prmC gene encoding peptide chain release factor N(5)-glutamine methyltransferase, producing the protein MTAKAGTIGAALADATARLEVSGVDGARLDAEVLLAHVLGGTRTTLFVRRDEALAAAQVARFLELVARRAAGEPVAYLTGEREFYSLSFAVDPRVLIPRPETELVVETALEALRVLRDEGGRGRLRVVDVGTGSGAIAVTLAHELARTPPDARPLIVALDRSRACLAVARGNAARHAPGGVALVCGDLTSSFAAASLDLVVSNPPYLSQDEIDASPPEVRAEPVAALLGGDMDGAGTLRALLADAARVLRPGGFVVSEIGFKQGDTARALARDLGFEGIEVRRDLAGRDRVVRARWRPAMVATR; encoded by the coding sequence TTGACGGCCAAGGCGGGCACGATCGGCGCGGCGCTCGCCGACGCGACGGCCCGCCTGGAGGTCTCCGGCGTCGACGGCGCCCGCCTCGACGCCGAGGTGCTGCTCGCGCACGTGCTGGGCGGCACGCGGACGACGCTCTTCGTCCGGCGTGACGAGGCGCTCGCGGCGGCGCAGGTCGCGCGCTTCTTGGAGCTGGTCGCGCGGCGCGCGGCGGGCGAGCCGGTCGCGTACCTCACCGGCGAGCGCGAGTTCTACTCGCTGAGCTTCGCCGTCGATCCGCGCGTGCTGATTCCACGCCCGGAGACGGAGCTCGTGGTCGAAACGGCGCTCGAGGCGCTGCGCGTCCTGCGCGACGAGGGCGGTCGCGGGCGGCTGCGGGTCGTCGACGTCGGCACCGGCAGCGGCGCGATCGCGGTGACGCTCGCGCACGAGCTCGCCCGCACCCCTCCGGACGCCCGACCGCTGATCGTCGCGCTCGACCGCTCGCGCGCCTGCCTCGCGGTCGCCCGCGGCAACGCCGCGCGCCACGCGCCGGGCGGGGTGGCGCTCGTGTGCGGCGACCTGACCTCGAGCTTCGCCGCGGCGAGCCTCGACCTCGTCGTCTCCAACCCGCCGTATCTTTCGCAGGACGAAATCGACGCTTCTCCTCCCGAAGTGCGCGCCGAACCCGTTGCCGCGCTGCTCGGCGGTGATATGGATGGTGCTGGGACGTTGCGTGCGCTGCTGGCCGATGCGGCTCGAGTGTTGCGTCCGGGCGGCTTCGTGGTGAGCGAGATCGGATTCAAGCAGGGCGACACGGCGAGGGCGCTCGCACGTGACCTCGGGTTCGAGGGCATCGAGGTGCGACGCGACCTCGCCGGACGGGATCGAGTCGTCCGTGCGCGGTGGCGGCCCGCGATGGTGGCGACGCGATAG
- the prfA gene encoding peptide chain release factor 1, producing the protein MLEKLEDVEKRYHDLEAMLVDPAIIANRKEFVRVSRERSAMEELIARYRDWKKVVAEERELVALLDDADPEMREMASSELPGIRARKEELEATLRLLLVPRDPNDDKNVILEIRAGTGGEEACLFAADLFRMYARYAESRGWRVEVLSSNATGLGGFKEIIASIEGAGAYSRLKYEGGVHRVQRVPATEASGRIHTSAVTVAVLPEADEVDVEIDEKDLRIDVFRSSGPGGQSVNTTDSAVRVTHLPTGIVVSCQDEKSQHKNKAKALKILRARLLERAEEEQRAAVAANRKSMVGSGDRSERIRTYNFPQNRVTDHRINLTTHALDRVLEGELELIIEPLVTWHQTEALKAQSA; encoded by the coding sequence ATGCTTGAAAAGCTCGAGGACGTCGAGAAGCGCTACCACGACCTCGAGGCGATGCTGGTCGACCCGGCCATCATCGCCAATCGCAAGGAGTTCGTGCGCGTCAGCCGCGAGCGCTCGGCGATGGAGGAGCTCATCGCCCGCTACCGCGACTGGAAGAAGGTGGTCGCGGAAGAGCGCGAGCTCGTGGCGCTGCTCGACGACGCCGACCCCGAGATGCGCGAGATGGCGAGCAGCGAGCTGCCCGGCATCCGCGCGCGCAAGGAGGAGCTCGAGGCGACCTTGCGCCTGCTGCTCGTCCCGCGCGATCCGAACGACGACAAGAACGTCATCCTCGAGATCCGCGCCGGAACGGGCGGCGAGGAAGCCTGCCTGTTCGCCGCCGACCTGTTCCGGATGTACGCGCGCTACGCCGAGTCGCGCGGCTGGCGGGTCGAGGTGCTGAGCTCGAACGCGACCGGGCTCGGCGGCTTCAAGGAGATCATCGCGTCGATCGAGGGCGCCGGCGCCTACAGCCGCTTGAAGTACGAGGGCGGCGTGCACCGCGTGCAGCGCGTGCCGGCGACCGAAGCGTCGGGACGCATCCACACCTCCGCCGTCACCGTCGCGGTGCTGCCCGAGGCCGACGAGGTCGACGTCGAGATCGACGAGAAGGATCTGCGCATCGACGTCTTCCGCTCGTCGGGACCCGGCGGCCAGAGCGTCAACACCACCGACTCCGCGGTGCGCGTCACGCACCTGCCGACCGGCATCGTGGTGAGCTGCCAGGACGAGAAGTCGCAGCACAAGAACAAGGCGAAGGCGCTCAAGATCCTGCGCGCGCGGCTCCTCGAGCGCGCCGAGGAGGAGCAGCGCGCCGCGGTCGCGGCGAACCGCAAGTCGATGGTCGGCTCGGGCGACCGCTCGGAGCGCATCCGGACGTACAACTTCCCGCAGAACCGCGTCACCGATCACCGCATCAACCTGACGACGCACGCGCTCGACCGCGTGCTCGAGGGCGAGCTCGAGCTCATCATCGAGCCGCTGGTGACGTGGCATCAGACCGAGGCGCTGAAGGCCCAGTCGGCTTGA
- the rpmE gene encoding 50S ribosomal protein L31 → MKEGIHPNYDVSRIICSCGTVIETRSTRKEIHVEVCSNCHPFYTGKQKIMDVAGRVERFNRRYKKGGAAAATPPAEQASS, encoded by the coding sequence ATGAAAGAGGGCATCCACCCGAACTACGACGTCAGCCGGATCATCTGCAGCTGCGGCACCGTGATCGAGACGCGCTCGACCCGCAAGGAGATCCACGTCGAGGTCTGCTCGAACTGCCATCCGTTCTACACCGGCAAGCAGAAGATCATGGACGTCGCGGGACGCGTGGAGCGCTTCAACCGTCGCTACAAGAAGGGTGGCGCCGCAGCCGCGACGCCGCCTGCCGAGCAGGCCAGCTCCTGA
- a CDS encoding adenosylcobinamide-GDP ribazoletransferase, with amino-acid sequence MRAFFAEARAAVLFLVGSRATRVPRDVARGSMLFPAIGFVQGVLVAALLLGAARLDLPRVALALLGVALLWLASRGTLLAGLARLVGALGSAKRGGRDAALARLEDGGLGAAGAIVCALVLVAKAGALALLDGGALDRGTLALAVVLAATLGRWALVVQAYGSLPAREQDFEATLVREMKFREFGVASVSAMAATLALSNAMGVVLLIGSGSVAVGLRIVVHRAFGGVTATTVRAGGELCEAVVLLLAAALVALARALGA; translated from the coding sequence GTGCGCGCGTTCTTCGCCGAGGCGCGCGCGGCCGTGCTGTTCCTCGTCGGCTCGCGCGCGACGCGCGTGCCGCGCGACGTCGCGCGCGGCAGCATGCTCTTTCCGGCGATCGGCTTCGTGCAGGGCGTGCTCGTCGCGGCGCTGCTGCTCGGCGCGGCGCGGCTCGATCTGCCGCGGGTCGCGCTCGCGCTGCTCGGCGTCGCGCTGCTCTGGCTCGCGAGCCGCGGCACGCTGCTCGCGGGGCTCGCGCGGCTCGTGGGTGCGCTCGGGTCGGCGAAGCGCGGAGGTCGCGACGCGGCGCTGGCGCGCCTCGAGGACGGCGGACTCGGTGCCGCCGGCGCGATCGTCTGCGCGCTGGTCCTGGTCGCCAAGGCGGGCGCGCTCGCGCTCCTCGACGGCGGCGCGCTCGACCGCGGCACGCTGGCGCTCGCCGTCGTGCTCGCCGCGACGCTCGGGCGCTGGGCGCTCGTCGTGCAGGCCTACGGCTCGCTGCCGGCTCGCGAGCAGGACTTCGAGGCGACGCTCGTGCGCGAGATGAAGTTCCGCGAGTTCGGCGTCGCGAGCGTGAGCGCGATGGCGGCGACGCTCGCGCTCAGCAACGCGATGGGCGTCGTGCTGCTGATCGGCTCGGGCAGCGTCGCGGTCGGGCTTCGCATCGTCGTGCACCGCGCGTTCGGCGGCGTCACGGCGACGACCGTGCGCGCGGGCGGCGAGCTGTGCGAGGCCGTCGTGCTGCTGCTCGCCGCGGCGCTGGTCGCGCTCGCACGCGCGCTCGGCGCGTGA
- a CDS encoding cytochrome P450, with protein MSSQAADGAHAARLANVDPNDPWRGVDPMDPAVRENPHPYLAHLREVDPVNLTPLGFWRLTRYADVERLLKDVPVGVRRSDGTRIGEARLPGGPSEFMLQQDPPDHTRLRRLVSKAFTPNAVTRLRAHVREIVTRQLDRVAADGRMDVIADLALPVPATVICEMMGVPLSDRDRFTEWTADATHLLAALFAPPEVLERGAAAAAALRDYFEALIEERRKRLGDDLLSDLIRAEEEGDRLSPTELISQSIGLLIAGFETTIGLIGNGVLALIRHPDQLALLRSDPSLVPNAVEECLRYDGPILLTVRYLREDTRFGDKRIPKDAMVMAFLAAAHRDPAVFPDPDRFDVTRQGAPNLAFGGGVHYCLGAHLARMEAQEAIGGLVTRFRDLELESERLEWGRSLFRVLGSLPIRFAA; from the coding sequence ATGTCCAGCCAGGCGGCCGACGGCGCACACGCGGCGAGGCTCGCGAACGTCGACCCGAACGACCCGTGGCGCGGCGTCGATCCGATGGATCCCGCGGTCCGCGAGAACCCACACCCCTATCTCGCGCACCTGCGCGAGGTCGACCCGGTCAATCTCACGCCGCTCGGCTTCTGGCGGCTCACCCGCTACGCGGACGTCGAGCGCCTGCTGAAGGACGTGCCGGTCGGCGTGCGCAGGAGCGACGGCACGCGCATCGGCGAGGCGCGACTGCCCGGCGGGCCGAGCGAGTTCATGCTGCAGCAGGACCCGCCCGACCACACGCGGCTGCGCCGCCTGGTGAGCAAGGCCTTCACGCCGAACGCCGTCACGCGTCTGCGCGCGCACGTGCGCGAGATCGTCACGCGCCAGCTCGACCGCGTCGCCGCCGACGGCCGCATGGACGTCATCGCCGACCTCGCGCTGCCGGTGCCGGCCACCGTGATCTGCGAGATGATGGGCGTGCCGCTCTCCGACCGCGACCGCTTCACCGAGTGGACGGCCGACGCGACCCACCTGCTGGCCGCGCTGTTCGCGCCGCCCGAGGTGCTCGAGCGCGGCGCGGCCGCGGCAGCGGCGCTGCGCGACTACTTCGAGGCGCTGATCGAGGAGCGTCGCAAGCGTCTCGGCGACGACCTGCTGAGCGACCTGATCCGCGCCGAGGAGGAAGGCGATCGCCTGAGCCCGACCGAGCTCATCTCGCAGTCGATCGGGCTGCTGATCGCGGGCTTCGAGACGACGATCGGCTTGATCGGCAACGGCGTGCTCGCGCTGATCCGCCACCCCGATCAGCTCGCGCTGCTGCGCTCGGATCCGTCGCTCGTGCCGAACGCGGTCGAGGAGTGCCTGCGCTACGACGGACCGATCCTGCTCACCGTGCGCTACCTGCGCGAGGACACGCGGTTCGGCGACAAGCGGATCCCGAAGGACGCGATGGTGATGGCCTTCCTCGCGGCCGCCCACCGCGACCCCGCGGTGTTCCCCGATCCCGACCGCTTCGACGTCACGCGCCAGGGGGCGCCGAACCTCGCCTTCGGCGGCGGCGTGCACTACTGCCTCGGCGCGCACTTGGCGCGCATGGAGGCGCAGGAGGCGATCGGCGGCCTGGTGACGCGCTTTCGCGACCTCGAGCTCGAGAGCGAGCGCCTCGAGTGGGGACGATCGCTGTTCCGCGTGCTCGGCTCGCTGCCGATCCGCTTCGCGGCTTGA